One genomic window of Etheostoma spectabile isolate EspeVRDwgs_2016 chromosome 5, UIUC_Espe_1.0, whole genome shotgun sequence includes the following:
- the zgc:64051 gene encoding leukocyte surface antigen CD53, whose amino-acid sequence MAQGCLKCLKYTMCFANLLIFICGVAVLGFGVYMMVNFKLAALTPTLASFNFANMLLVCGIVITCVSFLGFLGALKENRCLLLTFFLLLFILMLVELTVACLLLMYEGEIGRLVKEDLTKGLEKARGSNSTSEWDLVQETLDCCGVENVTDWLPNIPRSCYTSGWGSSKPEYRKQGCLLMLKNLFEENFLTTGISVIVLCIIEVLGMCFAMTLFCHISRSGLGYKL is encoded by the exons ATGGCTCAAGGCTGCCTCAAGTGTTTGAAGTACACCATGTGTTTTGCCAACTTACtcattttt ATATGTGGTGTGGCGGTGCTGGGCTTCGGTGTGTACATGATGGTGAACTTTAAATTGGCCGCACTCACCCCGACCTTGGCCAGCTTCAACTTTGCCAACATGCTGCTAGTGTGCGGCATTGTCATCACCTGTGTGTCCTTCCTGGGCTTCTTGGGTGCTCTGAAGGAGAACCGCTGTCTCCTTCTGACG TTCTTCCTGCTGCTGTTCATCCTGATGCTGGTGGAGCTGACTGTGGCCTGTCTGCTACTCATGTATGAGGGAGAG ATTGGTAGATTGGTGAAAGAGGATCTCACCAAGGGTTTGGAAAAGGCAAGAGGGTCAAACTCAACGAGTGAGTGGGATTTGGTTCAGGAGACA CTTGATTGCTGTGGAGTCGAAAATGTGACAGACTGGCTACCCAACATTCCTCGCTCTTGCTACACAAGTGGTTGGGGCAGCTCAAAACCTGAATACAGAAAACAG GGTTGTTTGTTAATGTTGAAGAACTTGTTTGAGGAGAACTTCCTAACCACTGGGATATCTGTCATTGTCCTCTGCATCATCGAG GTCTTGGGAATGTGTTTCGCCATGACGCTCTTCTGCCACATCAGTAGATCTGGACTGGGCTACAAGTTGTAG